The following coding sequences are from one Lolium rigidum isolate FL_2022 chromosome 6, APGP_CSIRO_Lrig_0.1, whole genome shotgun sequence window:
- the LOC124666097 gene encoding protein MOR1 isoform X2: protein MSTEDEKLLKEAKKLPWDERLQHKNWKVRNDANIDLAALCDSITDPKDARLREFAPLFKKAVSDSNAPVQEKALDALLAFQRAADADVSRYAKEVCDAICAKCLTGRPKTVEKAQAAFLLWVELEASEVFLESMEKAVKNKVAKAVVPAIDVMFQALSEFGAKVVPPKKILKMLPELFDHPDQNVRASSKGLTLELCRWIGKEPVKSILFEKMRDTMKKELEAELSNVSGIARPTRKIRSEQEKELEEEAVPETTGASTCDDAVPDAPMEIDEYDLVDPVDILTPLEKSGFWDGVKATKWSERRDAVAELTKLASTKKIAPGDFNEVSRTLKKLVTDVNLAVAVEATQAIGNLAKGLRTHFSGNSRNLLPVLLEKLKEKKATMTEALTQTLEAIHKAGCITLLDVIDDIRVAVKNKVPLVRSLTLNWVAFCIETSNKATVLKLHKEYVPICMECLNDSTPEVRDSSFSVLTAIAKMVGMKPLERSLEKLDDVRKKKLSDMIGSATDTVLSSAPASTSGAATSAREVTDSSSMRRSAASMLSGKKTVHAVAATKKSGPAKSTGTKKTDGGQQSKASAAAEVEDVEPAEMSLEEIEERLNSIVKTETISQLKSTVWKERLEAIGILKQDVENLTELDKSAELLVRLLCAVPGWSEKNVQVQQQVIEVITYIASTVKKFLKRCVVLCLLGISEKVADIKTRAPAMKCLTAFCEAVGPGFVFDRLYKIMKEHKNPKVLSEGILWMVSAVEDFGISNLKLKDIIDFCKDTGLQSSAAATRNATIKLIGVLHKFVGPDIKGFLSDVKPALLSALDAEYEKNPFEGAAAPPKRTVRALDTASSSSGASSDGLPREDISSKITPTLLKNLGSPDWKVRLESIEAVNKIVEEAHKRIQPTGTADLFTALRGRLNDSNKNLVMATLSTIGGLASAMGPSVEKSSKGILADVLKCIGDNKKHMRECTLTALDSWVAAAQLDKMVPYITVALGDQKCGSEGRKDLFDWLSKHVSKLSDPAESLPLLKPSASSLMDKSSEVRKAAETFMNEILKICGQAVVAKNLRDLPSPTMAIVAERLKLSNVHEGLSDSVKMVTTSISLPSKGGLKNAKHGPNDRGSNVGKAASQRGVPARASVTMISSQDSLQSQALFNIKDSNKEDRERRVLVRKFKFEEPRREQIDELKVDLFKHFREDVSLRLWNSDFKRQIDGIELLQKALPSSGKEVVELLDILLRWFVLRFCESNTTCLLKVLDFLPELFDGLKDQSYMLTEAEAAIFLPCLIEKSGHNIEKVREKMGELIKQMMNIYSLPKLLPYILEGLRSKNNRTRIECVDIIGYFMDNNGTEVGGLLKNLPSVAALTAERDGEIRKAALNTLATAYKNLGDDVWRFVGKLSDAQRSMLDDRFKWKAREMDKRREGRPGDARAALRRSVRENGSDVAEQSGELVSRSIAGSMTSRENFGYADAHMVPRQMATAAAGPADWREALDIVALGLPEQSVEGMKVICHELTQAVDPESSVLDDLIKEADRLVSCLSVMVPKTFNFSLSGASSRSCKYVLNTLMQTFQIKRLAHAVKEGTLDNLITELLLWLLDERVPLMDDGSQLLKALNVLMLKILDNAERTSSFVVLINLLRPLDPSRWPCPTPSESLAVKNQKFSDLVVKCLIKLTKVLQSTIYEVDLDRILQSVHIYLQELGMEEIRRRAGADDKPLRMVKTVLHELVKLRGTAIKGHLSMVPIDAEPQPIILAYIDLNLQTLAAARMLTPSGPMGQTHWGDAASNNANPSVHSTDAQLKQELAAVFKKIGDKQTCTIGLYELYRITQLYPKVDIFAQLQNASEAFRTYIRDGLAQVEKNAAAGRTPSSLPLSTPPPIASIPSPKFAPSPVHTKSINSKTDCNEDDPFRVQGDSDIRVQSTEQQTDRFQSSGTLDALRERMKSMQAAAVGGNFDGAHTRPLASMNGNMLHGGTRLDGEPQTQSNIPPMDERALSGLQARMERLKSGSMDPL from the exons atgTCGACCGAGGACGAGAAGCTCCTCAAGGAGGCGAAGAAGCTGCCGTGGGACGAGCGGCTGCAGCACAAGAACTGGAAGGTGCGCAACGACGCCAACATCGACCTCGCCGCGCTCTGCGACTCCATCACCGACCCCAAGGACGCGCGCCTCCGCGAGTTTG CTCCGCTGTTTAAGAAGGCGGTTTCGGATTCCAACGCGCCCGTGCAGGAGAAGGCGCTGGACGCCCTGCTAGCGTTCCAGCGAGCCGCTGATGCTGATGTATCCAG GTATGCCAAAGAGGTGTGCGACGCCATTTGTGCCAAGTGCCTCACTGGTCGGCCCAAGACTGTCGAGAAGGCTCAGGCTGCATTCCTCCTTTGGGTGGAGCTCGAGGCGTCAGAGGTCTTCCTT GAATCTATGGAGAAAGCTGTAAAGAATAAAGTGGCAAAAGCTGTTGTACCTGCTATTGATGTTATGTTTCAAGCACTTAG TGAATTCGGAGCTAAGGTTGTACCACCCAAAAAGATTCTAAAGATGCTTCCTGAGCTATTCGATCATCCAGATCAGAACGTTCGGGCTTCTTCCAAGGGTTTGACGCTTGAACTTTGTCGATGGATTGGCAAGGAGCCTGTTAAGTCAATTTTGTTCGAGAAAATGAGAGATACAATG AAAAAAGAATTGGAAGCAGAACTATCAAACGTTTCGGGGATTGCTAGGCCAACTCGCAAGATAAG ATCCGAACAAGAAAAGGAGCTTGAGGAGGAAGCTGTACCAGAGACAACAGGCGCCAGTACCTGTGACGACGCAGTGCCAGATG CCCCTATGGAGATCGATGAATATGATCTTGTTGACCCTGTGGATATTTTAACTCCACTTGAAAAATCTGGATTTTGGGATGGCGTG AAAGCAACTAAATGGTCTGAAAGAAGGGACGCTGTGGCAGAGCTCACTAAGCTTGCTTCAACAAAGAAAATTGCTCCTGGTGATTTTAATGAAGTTTCACGAACTCTTAAAAAG CTTGTTACAGATGTTAATTTGGCTGTTGCAGTGGAAGCTACTCAAGCAATAGGGAATTTAGCTAAAGGTTTAAGAACTCATTTTTCTGGAAATTCACGGAATCTGCTTCCTGTTTTACTT GAAAAATTGAAAGAGAAAAAAGCAACTATGACAGAAGCACTGACTCAGACGCTTGAAGCAATTCATAAGGCTGGCTGTATCACTCTTCTTGATGTGATTGATG ATATTCGGGTGGCTGTAAAAAACAAGGTCCCTCTTGTTCGATCGTTAACGTTGAACTGGGTTGCATTTTGCATTGAAACAAGCAATAAGGCAACTGTCCTAAAGTTGCACAAGGAATATGTTCCTATCTGCATGGAG TGCTTGAATGATAGCACCCCTGAAGTTCGGGATTCTTCATTTTCTGTTTTGACTGCCATAGCTAAG ATGGTTGGTATGAAACCTTTGGAACGGTCCCTGGAGAAATTAGACGATGTGAGGAAAAAGAAACTGTCAGATATGATTGGTTCTGCCACTGATACTGTTTTAAGTTCAG CACCTGCCTCAACTTCAGGAGCCGCCACATCTGCTCGCGAG GTTACAGATAGCTCATCAATGAGGAGATCTGCTGCAAGCATGCTTAGTGGAAAGAAGACTGTCCATGCAGTG GCTGCGACTAAGAAATCCGGACCTGCAAAATCAACCGGTACAAAAAAGACAGATGGTGGACAACAATCAAAGGCCTCTGCTGCTGCTGAGGTTGAAGATGTTGAG CCTGCTGAGATGAGTTTGGAAGAAATAGAGGAGAGATTAAATTCTATCGTGAAAACGGAGACAATTTCCCAGCTAAAGAGCACTGTCTGGAAAGAGCGCCTTGAAG CTATTGGCATCCTAAAGCAGGATGTGGAAAATCTCACAGAACTCGACAAATCTGCTGAACTCCTTGTTCGTTTATTATGTGCTGTACCTGGATGGAGTGAAAAAAACGTGCAG GTTCAGCAACAAGTTATAGAGGTCATCACCTACATTGCCTCTACTGTAAAGAAGTTTCTAAAGCGATGTGTTGTTCTATGCCTTCTTG GCATAAGTGAAAAGGTTGCTGATATAAAAACTCGAGCACCTGCAATGAAGTGTCTCACCGCGTTTTGTGAGGCAGTTGGGCCAGGATTTGTGTTTGATAGG CTATATAAAATAATGAAAGAGCACAAGAACCCGAAGGTTCTCAGTGAGGGTATTCTTTGGATGGTATCTGCCGTCGAAGACTTTGGGATTTCCAATTTGAAACTAAAG GATATAATTGATTTCTGCAAAGACACCGGTCTGCAGTCAAGCGCTGCTGCAACTAGAAATGCAACTATTAAACTGATTGGTGTGCTGCATAAGTTTGTAGGACCAG ACATCAAAGGCTTCTTGAGTGATGTCAAACCGGCACTTCTCAGTGCTCTCGATGCTGAATATGAAAAGAATCCATTTGAG GGTGCTGCTGCTCCTCCAAAAAGAACAGTTAGAGCTTTGGATACTGCATCGTCTTCATCTGGTGCCTCATCAGATGGGCTGCCGAGGGAAGACATAAGTTCTAAGATAACACCTACTTTACTGAAAAATTTGGGAAGCCCAGACTGGAAG GTAAGGCTGGAGTCCATTGAAGCAGTCAACAAAATTGTGGAGGAGGCCCATAAGCGCATTCAGCCGACCGGCACAG CGGACCTGTTCACAGCTCTAAGAGGCCGTCTTAATGACAGTAACAAAAATCTAGTAATGGCGACCTTGTCGACGATTGGTGGTCTTGCATCTGCTATGGGCCCTTCCGTTGAAAAATCAAGCAAG GGTATTTTGGCAGACGTGCTGAAGTGTATTGGTGACAATAAGAAGCACATGCGAGAGTGCACATTGACTGCTCTAGATTCCTGGGTTGCTGCTGCTCAACTTGATAAGATGGTTCCTTATATTACGGTAGCTTTGGGTGATCAGAAATGTGGTTCAGAAGGCCGCAAGGATCTTTTTGATTGGTTGTCTAAGCATGTTTCAAAATTGAGTGATCCTGCTGAGTCTTTGCCTTTATTGAAGCCGTCTGCATCCTCTTTGATG GATAAATCATCTGAAGTCCGCAAAGCTGCTGAGACATTTATGAATGAAATTCTCAAGATCTGCGGCCAAGCAGTG GTGGCAAAGAATTTGAGGGATTTACCATCCCCTACTATGGCCATTGTAGCAGAGCGTTTGAAACTGTCCAATGTACACGAAG GATTATCTGATTCTGTGAAGATGGTGACAACAAGCATAAGTTTGCCATCAAAAGGTGGTTTGAAGAACGCCAAGCATGGCCCGAATGATCGTGGGTCTAATGTTGGCAAAGCTGCATCTCAA AGAGGAGTTCCAGCAAGGGCCTCGGTTACTATGATTTCTTCCCAAGACTCCTTACAATCTCAGGCATTATTTAACATTAAGGACTCAAACAAG GAAGATCGGGAGAGACGTGTTTTGGTACGTAAGTTCAAGTTTGAAGAACCGCGGCGTGAGCAGATTGATGAACTGAAG GTTGATTTATTTAAGCATTTCCGAGAAGATGTTAGTTTGCGGCTATGGAACTCAGACTTTAAGAGGCAAATTGATGGTATTGAGTTGTTACAAAAG GCACTTCCTTCAAGTGGGAAAGAAGTGGTTGAGCTTCTTGATATCTTACTAAGATGGTTTGTCTTGCGTTTCTGTGAATCTAACACAACTTGTTTGTTGAAG GTTCTTGACTTTCTACCGGAGCTATTTGATGGTCTGAAAGATCAATCTTACATGTTAACGGAAGCAGAAGCTGCAATCTTCTTGCCTTGCCTTATAGAGAAG TCTGGTCACAACATTGAGAAAGTCAGGGAGAAAATGGGAGAGCTGATAAAGCAAATGATGAATATCTACTCTCTTCCAAAACTACTTCCCTATATTTTGGAGGGACTGCGCTCCAAGAATAACCGAACTAGGATAGAGTGTGTTGACATTATTGGATATTTCATGGATAATAACGGGACTGAG GTTGgtggtttgttgaaaaatttgccCTCTGTTGCTGCATTAACAGCAGAGCGTGATGGAGAAATCAGGAAAGCTGCTCTTAATACGCTTGCCACTGCTTACAAGAACCTTG GGGACGATGTTTGGCGATTTGTTGGAAAACTTTCAGATGCTCAAAGAAGTATGCTCGATGATAGATTTAAATGGAAG GCTCGGGAAATGGACAAGAGGAGAGAAGGAAGGCCTGGTGATGCTCGAGCAGCTTTGAGACGTTCAGTTAGAGAGAATGG GTCTGATGTAGCAGAACAAAGTGGGGAGTTAGTTTCCCGTTCAATAGCAGGATCGATGACCTCAAG GGAAAACTTTGGTTATGCCGATGCCCATATGGTACCTAGGCAGatggcaacagcagcagctggtCCTGCAGACTGGCGGGAAGCTCTTGATATTGTTGCATTAGGTTTGCCTGAGCAG TCTGTTGAAGGAATGAAAGTCATATGCCATGAGCTAACTCAGGCAGTTGACCCCGAAAGCTCTGTGCTTGACGATCTCATCAAAGAAGCTGACAGATTAGTTTCATGCTTGTCTGTTATG GTtccaaaaacctttaatttcagccTATCTGGTGCTTCTTCAAGGTCTTGCAAATACGTTTTAAATACTCTCATGCAG ACTTTCCAGATCAAACGACTTGCTCATGCTGTGAAGGAGGGTACCTTAGACAATCTTATCACAGAGCTACTACTCTGGCTTTTAGATGAAAGAGTTCCTCTTATGGATGATGGTAGTCAACTACTCAAGGCTCTTAATGTCTTGATGCTTAAAATCCTG GATAATGCTGAGAGAACATCCTCATTTGTTGTACTAATCAACTTACTGAGGCCTTTAGACCCTTCAAGATGGCCATGCCCAACTCCATCAGAGTCCCTTGCTGTAAAAAATCAGAAGTTCTCAGATTTAGTTGTCAAATGTTTAATTAAATTGACAAAG GTTCTTCAAAGTACGATATACGAAGTTGACCTTGATCGCATTCTTCAGAGTGTTCATATTTATTTACAAGAACTTGGGATGGAAGAGATACGGAGGAG GGCTGGAGCTGATGACAAACCACTAAGAATGGTCAAAACTGTGCTGCATGAACTTGTAAAGCTTCGAGGTACAGCAATAAAAGGTCATCTTTCAATGGTCCCTATAGATGCTGAACCTCAGCCAATCATTCTGGCATACATTGATCTTAATCTTCAG ACCCTTGCAGCAGCAAGGATGTTGACGCCATCTGGACCTATGGGCCAAACTCACTGGGGTGACGCCGCATCGAACAATGCAAATCCATCAGTTCATTCAACTGATGCACAATTGAAG CAAGAGCTTGCTGCAGTATTCAAGAAAATTGGTGATAAGCAAACTTGCACTATTGGTCTTTATGAGCTCTACAGGATAACCCAGCTGTACCCAAAG GTTGATATATTTGCTCAGCTTCAGAATGCAAGTGAAGCATTTAGAACGTACATCAGAGATGGGCTTGCTCAG GTGGAGAAGAATGCCGCAGCTGGAAGAACACCCTCTAGTCTTCCATTATCAACGCCACCTCCAATAGCATCTATACCTTCTCCAAAATTCGCACCTTCTCCTGTCCACACAAAATCGATAAATAGCAAAACCGATTGTAATGAAGATGACCCCTTCAGAGTCCAAGGAGACTCTGATATTAGGGTACAATCTACTGAACAACAGACCGATAGATTCCAATCCTCAG GGACACTGGATGCTCTCAGGGAAAGAATGAAAAGCATGCAAGCTGCAGCTGTAGGAGGTAATTTTGATGGAGCTCATACAAGGCCATTGGCAAGTATGAACGGTAATATGCTACATGGGGGGACACGACTGGATGGTGAACcacaaacacaaagtaatattCCACCCATGGACGAGAGAGCATTATCTGGGCTGCAAGCACGAATGGAGAGGCTGAAGAGTGGGTCTATGGATCCACTCTAA